A single region of the Fusarium fujikuroi IMI 58289 draft genome, chromosome FFUJ_chr05 genome encodes:
- a CDS encoding related to FAD1-flavin adenine dinucleotide (FAD) synthetase: protein MISTPPPRSLRDKCLELQQQVEAFIAEEADTQTLRDVQNQVRKSIEVVDEALQKYRPEQISLSYNGGKDCLVLLILLLARMGRHYYSTSDTTNGTSELTPPEKLQCVYIVAAHPFPEVDTFVETSSEQYGLEVARYVLPMKKGLEIYLEERPSIKAVFVGTRRTDPHGENLTFFDPTDAGWPSFMRIHPVIDWHYVQIWAFIRHLGIEYCPLYDQGYTSLGGIKDTHPNPHLKKQGQNGEGFRPAYELTQDDEERLGRDS from the exons ATGATATCGACCCCGCCACCCCGCTCCCTACGCGACAAGTGTCTCGAGCTGCAGCAACAGGTCGAAGCATTcattgctgaggaggctgaTACACAGACACTGCGCGATGTACAGAATCAGGTTCGCAAGTCGATAGAAGTCGTAGATGAGGCGTTGCAGAAATATCG ACCGGAACAAATATCGTTATCCTATAATGGCGGAAAGGACT GCCTTGTCCTATtaatcctcctcctcgctcGCATGGGCCGACACTACTATTCCACATCCGACACGACCAACGGCACTTCTGAACTCACACCCCCCGAGAAGCTCCAATGCGTATACATTGTCGCGGCGCATCCCTTCCCCGAAGTCGACACCTTCGTCGAGACGTCCAGTGAACAATACGGCCTCGAAGTCGCGCGCTACGTGTTACCAATGAAGAAGGGGCTAGAGATATACCTTGAGGAACGACCGAGTATCAAGGCTGTGTTTGTGGGAACGAGAAGAACGGATCCTCATGGCGAGAACTTGACGTTCTTTGATCCGACGGACGCTGGCTGGCCGTCGTTTATGAGAATACATCCTGTGATTGACTGGCATTATG TTCAAATCTGGGCT TTTATTCGACACCTCGGCATTGAGTACTGTCCTCTATATGACCAAGGCTACACGAGTCTAGGCGGCATAAAGGACACACATCCAAACCCCCATCTGAAGAAGCAGGGTCAAAATGGAGAGGGTTTCCGACCAGCGTATGAACTAACTCaagatgacgaagagcgACTGGGTCGTGATTCATGA
- a CDS encoding related to FMP21 Found in Mitochondrial Proteome, producing the protein MSRLLPRRILLTPLRTTRLSSTFQTRPSPPKLPADQQAEFERLQRAASVSSAFQPEEATSAATTPATSQVRHTTIPEKTDDVNVGLFRGAPPEFEGDRNPKTGEVGGPKNEPLRWGGEGDWSYNGRVTDF; encoded by the coding sequence ATGTCACGCCTTCTCCCACGACGCATCCTCCTAACCCCCCTCCGCACAACCCGCCTCTCCTCAACCTTCCAGACCCGCCCTTCACCACCAAAACTCCCCGCCGACCAACAAGCGGAATTCGAGCGTCTCCAGCGCGCAGCCTCCGTATCATCTGCCTTCCAGCCCGAAGAAGCAACATCCGCTGCTACTACGCCTGCTACGTCGCAGGTTCGCCACACAACCATCCCCGAAAAGACGGATGATGTGAATGTTGGATTGTTCCGTGGTGCGCCGCCTGAGTTTGAGGGTGATAGGAATCCCAAGACCGGAGAGGTTGGAGGCCCAAAGAATGAGCCCTTGAGATGGGGCGGAGAGGGCGACTGGTCTTACAATGGACGAGTTACGGATTTCTAA
- a CDS encoding probable PHO89-Na+/phosphate co-transporter produces MAVLHQYDYIFALTVIFACLDAWNIGANDVANSFGTSVSSRSLTMKQAMLVAAVCEFSGSVSVGSRVADTIRTKIVDPHHYDSSPGVLLLVMMCTIMSSSLFLTFATRHGLPVSTTHSLIGGLVGAATASIGITKINWGWHGVSQIFAAWIIAPLIAGCMGFVLFMFTKNFILTKQTAVRRAFYSIPFYTYLTVGALTMLLVWKGIHTINLSTRDIVIAVFATATGMTLLQIFFLLPFLWTRIMHEDWTLTWYHAFQGPLLLWRSPPPPTPAGFTKPRIRDYYQGHLTREELNHLRTSETLLQSIQTPDGQLPDLDRDDEWILPPPAQTPPKTPPGRFEPRASSEFIPPRPDGSWNSPKVMAWKVNRVLLRGLEKDVVAMQKRNNILNWDLEDMHARSAHYDNRAEYMYSALQILTAATASFVHGANDVSNAVAPFTTAYQVWSSGEIPQFVAIPIWILIVGGACIVVGLLTYGYHVMRTLGNRLTLISPSRGFCMELASAITVLMATRLSLPVSTTQCITGATVGVGLANGDWRCINPKLVLWIYMGWLITLPVTGVMSGCLMALIINAPRWDG; encoded by the exons ATGGCGGTGCTCCATCAATATGATTATATCTTTGCTCTTACTGTTATCTTTGCCTGCCTCGATGCCTGGAACATTG GCGCCAATGATGTCGCCAATTCGTTTGGAACGTCGGTCTCTTCGAGATCGCTGACCATGAAGCAAGCAATGCTCGTGGCAGCAGTTTGCGAATTCAGTGGCAGTGTATCAGTCGGTTCTCGAGTAGCAGATACCATCCGAACAAAGATTGTCGACCCTCATCACTACGATAGTTCACCTGGCGTTCTACTTCTTGTCATGATGTGCACTATCATGTCGTCCTCACTCTTTCTGACATTTGCGACTCGGCACGGATTACCCGTCTCGACGACACATTCGCTTATCGGAGGACTCGTTGGAGCTGCTACGGCATCGATAGGCATCACGAAGATCAATTGGGGGTGGCATGGCGTGTCGCAGATCTTTGCTGCGTGGATCATTGCGCCATTGATCGCGGGCTGTATGGGGTTTGTGCTGTTCATGTTCACCAagaacttcatcttgacGAAACAGACAGCTGTTAGGAGGGCATTCTACTCCATCCCATTCTATACCTACCTGACAGTAGGGGCACTCACGATGCTTCTCGTCTGGAAAGGGATTCATACCATCAACTTATCTACTCGAGATATCGTCATCGCAGTCTTTGCGACAGCTACTGGAATGACTCTCCTCCAGATCTTCTTTCTACTCCCATTTCTATGGACGAGAATCATGCACGAAGATTGGACTCTCACATGGTATCATGCCTTTCAAGGACCACTTCTCCTCTGGCGATCACCACCTCCGCCGACTCCAGCTGGATTCACCAAGCCTCGCATCAGAGACTACTACCAGGGGCATCTCACGCGAGAGGAACTCAACCATCTACGTACATCCGAGACTCTCCTTCAATCGATTCAAACGCCTGACGGCCAGTTACCAGATCTAGACCGCGACGATGAATGGATTCTCCCACCGCCAGCTCAGACACCCCCCAAAACACCTCCCGGCCGCTTCGAGCCTCGCGCCTCATCAGAATTCATACCTCCCCGACCCGACGGCTCATGGAACAGTCCAAAAGTAATGGCATGGAAAGTGAACCGGGTACTACTCCGCGGGCTGGAGAAGGACGTGGTGGCAATGCAGAAGCGGaacaacatcctcaactGGGACTTGGAAGACATGCACGCTCGATCGGCGCACTATGACAACCGTGCAGAGTACATGTATTCCGCTCTCCAGATCCTCACCGCCGCAACAGCGTCTTTCGTCCACGGCGCCAACGACGTCAGTAACGCAGTCGCCCCGTTCACAACAGCATATCAAGTGTGGTCCAGCGGAGAAATCCCCCAATTCGTCGCCATACCGATCTGGATCCTCATCGTAGGCGGCGCATGTATCGTGGTAGGACTCTTGACTTACGGCTACCACGTCATGCGGACGCTAGGCAATCGTTTGACACTCATTTCACCAAGTCGTGGTTTCTGCATGGAACTTGCGAGCGCAATCACTGTGCTTATGGCGACGAGGCTGTCATTACCCGTGTCTACTACGCAGTGCATTACGGGAGCTACGGTGGGCGTTGGGCTGGCGAATGGGGATTGGAGATGTATTAATCCGAAGCTTGTGCTTTGGATCTACATGGGTTGGTTAATCACATTGCCCGTGACGGGAGTCATGTCGGGCTGTTTGATGGCACTGATCATCAATGCGCCGAGATGGGACGGGTGA
- a CDS encoding probable endo-1,4-beta-xylanase, which yields MHKTTLLGLLASSPVSAQLHNLAQAAGLKYFGSAVDNGYLSDAPYSKLADDVEEFGQLVPENGQKWETVEPKQGDFVYTTADVVPDLAKKNGQILRCHALTWHSQLPTWVSSGAFSAEELTEVIEAHIANVVEHYKGDCYAWDVVNEAIDDNAEWRDSVFSRTLGTDFLGISFKAARKADPAAKLYYNDYNLEQNGAKTDKAVELVKLLQKEGAPIDGVGFQGHLIVGETPSRSELAATFKRFTDLNVEVAITELDIRHESVPASAAQLKTQGDEYADVVGACLDTKGCVGVTVWGITDKYSWIPGVFEGNGEALLYTDDYEKKPAWTSVSSLLAAAATGAPATSSVAPVETTAPATTLETKTKPVYTVPGTTNYMNTTAPQTEQTRTALATETDDNDDDCAETEAPFPTYAIPTNGTQVYPTKAPVDDDSDDDCAETEAPIPTQAPVSSGDCDEDDGEFEPTVAAVEPTTRVPVIRSSSAYTYKWNTETTAPQVPAPTGTAPAYPVGTGSGGVVKHYYQCGGKNYKGPTECEKPFKCVEHNEYYFQCV from the exons ATGCACAAGACTACCCTCCTTGGACTTTTGGCCTCGAGCCCCGTCTCGGCCCAGCTTCACAACCTGGCGCAGGCCGCTGGACTCAAGTACTTCGGCTCAGCTGTCGATAACGGATATCTCAGCGATGCGCCCTACAGCAAGCTGGCTGATGACGTCGAGGAGTTTGGACAGCTCGTTCCCGAGAACGGACAGAAGTGGGAGACTGTTGAGCCCAAGCAGGGCGATTTCGTTTATACGACTGCTGATGTTGTTCCGGATCTTGCGAAGAAGAATGGTCAGATTTTGAGATGTCATGCTTTGACTTGGCACAGCCAGCTTCCTACCTGGG TTTCTTCTGGTGCTTTCTCTGCTGAGGAGCTCACTGAGGTCATCGAGGCTCACATCGCCAACGTTGTTGAGCACTACAAGGGCGACTGCTACGCTTGGGATGTGGTGAACGAGGCCATCGATGACAACGCTGAGTGGCGAGACAGTGTCTTCTCCCGCACTCTAGGAACTGACTTCCTTGGCATCTCTTTCAAGGCTGCCCGCAAGGCCGATCCCGCTGCTAAGCT GTACTACAACGACTACAACCTTGAGCAGAACGGCGCCAAGACTGACAAGGCTGtcgagcttgtcaagcttctccAGAAGGAGGGCGCTCCTATCGACGGTGTTGGTTTCCAGGGCCATCTGATTGTCGGCGAGACTCCTTCTCGCTCCGAGCTCGCTGCCACTTTCAAGCGCTTCACTGATCTCAACGTTGAAGTCGCCATCACCGAGCTCGACATCCGCCACGAGTCCGTCCCCGCTTCTGCCGCTCAGCTGAAGACCCAGGGTGATGAGTACGCCGATGTTGTTGGTGCTTGTCTCGACACCAAGGGCTGTGTCGGTGTTACCGTCTGGGGTATCACCGACAAGTACAGCTGGATCCCTGGTGTCTTCGAGGGTAACGGCGAGGCTCTTCTCTACACCGATGACTACGAGAAGAAGCCCGCCTGGACCAGTGTCTCCAGCCTTCTCGCCGCTGCTGCCACTGGAGCTCCCGCCACTAGCTCTGTAGCCCCCGTTGAGACTACTGCCCCTGCTACCACCCtcgagaccaagaccaagcccgTCTACACTGTCCCTGGCACCACGAACTACATGAACACCACCGCTCCTCAGACCGAGCAGACCCGCACTGCTCTTGCTACTGAGACtgatgataatgatgatgactgtgCCGAAACCGAAGCCCCTTTCCCTACCTATGCTATCCCCACCAACGGAACACAGGTCTACCCTACCAAGGCTCCTGTCGACGATGACTCCGATGATGACTGCGCCGAGACTGAGGCTCCCATCCCTACTCAAGCCCCTGTTTCCTCCGGTGActgtgatgaagatgatggcgagtTCGAGCCCACCGTCGCTGCCGTCGAGCCCACCACTCGGGTCCCCGTCATTCGTAGCAGCTCAGCCTATACCTACAAGTGGAACACCGAGACAACTGCTCCTCAAGTTCCCGCTCCTACAGGCACTGCCCCCGCCTACCCCGTTGGAACTGGCTCTGGCGGTGTCGTCAAGCACTACTACCAGTGTGGTGGTAAGAACTACAAGGGCCCTACTGAGTGTGAGAAGCCCTTCAAGTGCGTTGAGCACAACGAGTACTACTTCCAGTGCGTCTAA